ACCACTAATCTTACCTAATTAGAATGGATTGTCTTGGCCTGCAACTTGTTAAACTTCAGAAAATGGAGGATGTATCTataaggtactccgatgccaaagtgagaacgATATAAAAATGAacgatataataaataaaatatgaaaaaattaagCTCTAAaatttacataaataaatatagagAGATGAATGAATTTTTGTATTATTTGAACTTTAGTTATGTTGCTATACctgttttcatctttctcttgatTGTTTTATTTTCCATTATTCAACCACTAGCTTCTAGACGAGCACTCACGTGCTTGTATGTCCGATTTTTCAATGCTCGTCTGagaaaatataaacaatatttttgtttaaatttaattttaaaaaacatatCAAGTGGAAGTTATTAGTAGGAAATTATGAGGAAGTTAATAATAGTAGTTAAAATGAAAGTTATTATGTAAATTACACAATAAAGTAAGGGTAAAAATGATAGAAAAATAGATTACACCGGAACAAagtatttcttttatatatatatatatatatatatatatatatatatatatatatatatatatatatatatatatatatatatatatatatatatatatatatataatgaatgaagagagagaattttttatttatttaaagtttttagcaaaaatattaaaatttttattattacactttaaaaagaaataaataaatttataaataatcaattacggatatttttttatttgttgcttaatatatacatatatcccATTGTgagaagttttttattttattttatgctacAATATTTTGGCAGtataaagaaaaagaaggaaaaagaaaaagctaacggatagaaagaaaaaaaagaggacAAAGAACACAGAAGTGGGAATAGAaactaaaaaggaaaaaaataaataaaataaaatttgactgATATTTTTACTTAACAAAACCGAAAGCCAGCGGACAGTACACACACTAGTCCGTAGTAGTCACCGCTAGACAGTGAAGTGAGTGACtctgaaagaaaaagaaaaggattaCTTTACTTGGTTGTTGAATTGAATCAAATTGAAGACCAAAATCATGGCCGTTTCAATTACCCTCATAGTAGCCATCATTTCTCTCCATCTCTTAGCTTTCGTTTTCGCCATCGGCGCCGAACGACGTCGTAGTCTGGTAATCCCTATCTCCCGTTAATTCACACCActgcttttgattttttttttttttttgtatttctttCTCGAATCTCGTTATTCTTTTTCAGGCCAAAGTGGTTCCCGATGAGTACGACGACCGATCTTTCTGTGTTTACACCACCGACGCTTCCACCATCTACGGTCTCGCCGCCTGCTCTCTAATTCTCCTCAGTCAAGCTATCCTTTATGTTGTTACTAGATGTCTATGCTGCGGTAAAGGTCTTGTTTCCGGTTGTTCCACTACTTGTGCGGTTATCTTCTTCGTTCTCTCATGGTAACTTTCCAATTATCACAACTTTTGTTTAAAAAACCCTATCTCTTTTATTTGTTCGAGTTTTTAGTGTGAGTTAGTGAAtacaaaagttaaaaaaaaaaaaaatttagtaaaCAAATTAACTTGAGCTATATTTCACTTTGTTTTGATTGTTTACTTTGCAATTAAAAATGGATTGTCCAGTTAAGACAGCTCAATTGGTAGTTATGCAGAGATATCAGACTGCTGGGGCGCGGTTCAAATCTGCAAGATCCCATTTATGCACCTTTAATATTGGCGGTCGTTAGATTGAGATCAGATACTATATATTCCAAGAGTTAGAGATAAAATTTCTTAGTTAGTTGATACTAGAGACAAAGTTAGTCGGTTAAGCTATGTTTGGATTGACGGAATGAAATAACGTTATGGGTAAAAAGATGAAGGAATGAAGCACGACATGATGAAATGTATTTCATCCAATTCCATAACTTACTCGAATTTTTCTTCCTTCTGACTTGGATGGAATAACATTTTTGTTACATTCCATCCTAAAATATCCAAACAATAGAATGAGATATACATGTCACTCTATTTCACTCCATTCCACTCCGGTAGTTAATGTTAATTTGTCTCTAATATGGTGTTGTCgatggcggagagccaaaatcccgccatacAGGCCGCTTTGCGACGCTGTTATTGCGTATTATGGCGGAAAAACCCGCAATAGCGCcgatatttaccattgcggcGAGCCCAAAAACCGCCATGTATATCCGCCATAGCGGCCATGGCAGGGCAATTTGATAACATTGCTCTAATGTCAAATAACTAATTAACCTTGTCCATAAGTAACTTACTATTTTCATCTCTAGTATCAAGTTTGAAGTTTTAGTTTATAAAAGATATGAAAATCTGTTTTGAACTCAGTTCATAAGGCCTAGATATGTGTCCATAACgatgatttttattattgttgcGGTAAAATCAGGCTTGGTTTTTTGGGAGCAGAGGCGTGCTTGTTAGCAGGATCTGCGCGGAATGCATACCACACAAAATACCAAGGGTATTTTACAAAGCATGACTTGTCTTGCGCCACTCTTCGCAAGGGTGTGTTTGCTGCTGGGGCTGCCTTGACCTTGTTCTCTATGGTGGTTTCCATTTTGTACTATTGGGCACACTCTAAGGCTGATACTGGCTTCTGGGAGAAGCACCGAAATGAAGGTATTGGATTGGCCACACAGAATCATGGTCCTGAATCTGATAAGCCCTGAAGATTTACCACTTTCAATGCTACGGGTTGTTAATTTACACAGTTTTGGGGGGTTTATTTTGTTGGATAAGGTATTTTGGATGTAAAGGAAGGAACAATGTGATATTTATGCTGTAATAGCAGAATGCttgaaacaatatatatatatagataaatagatGGTAATGGTATGGTGGAGGTTCAGTATATTCTAGTTTCCACAATGAAAGTGTTGCTTTTGATGAAACAAAATCATTTGCATTAGTGCATAGAATGCTTGCATTATTGTGATAAAAATGTGCTTGATACCTTTAGTAAAATTACAATACTAGCCTTATTTCTAGCTGAGTTTTCTCCTTTCCAGAAAGAATGATCAATTTACTAGTCTCTTGATGCAACAGCATTGTTCATTATTTTGTTGTGTGGCTGTAGCTGGATACTTGTAATTAATCTTTCTCTTCAATACTATCTTGTTATTTGTATTTTGTGCTACCTGTCCCCCATCAAATTATCTTGGATTATATGATTTTTCGATtgctaaaatttaaatatttcggAATTGGGgccatttgattttttttcttaaaaattggtGCTTATCATGGggtcatatttaattttaaatgttttcaGTTCTTTTCATGTATTAACTTCTtgaaattcatgattttttttccttCTGTTGATAAGGATGGTTGTGAGATTACTCAAGTTAATTCACCCAAGTTAATTAAAttccatttttatttaataattgttagGAGTATGTTTGAGTATTTTCTGCTATCATTATCATGGTCACTACTCACTACTCACTAGTACTACTTTGCTATTTACTCATATCCTATTCCCGCAATTGAAAGATATTACATAAAGCAACGTGATAATTGATCGAacatacaatttttatttttgatgttgATATAAACCTACCCTTTAATGAAATAGATGGATAGCTACTGGCATGATACAAGTGACGAATAAACTTCAACAATGGTTTGAAAAAGGTGGTGGACATTATAAAAACTCAATATAGAGACTCTAAAATGTCCTTATTTAAAAGAGCTTATTATACACAAAATCATTTTATTAGAGacatttcattttaatctctGGATAAATCATACGCATTGTCAGTGTATGTAAATGTGTTTCTTTACAATAGGGTGAGTTCagattttaaaattcaaacaaatttttGGACAGATTTTTCACACTTAgacaataaatttaaataaattttatattatgagtcatttatcaatcaatctcaatcatacatatttgtcattcaataataaaatcaaatatttgaacaAGACGTTGATAAACCATACATCACTGTTCATAAAATATAACAAATCTTAATACAAAATTTCAAAATGTTAATATCAAAATACAAAGTAAAAGACAACTACTACGTATATCTGACACTCATGTTCATCCTATGTCTCATGTACAAAATACATGTCGTGCATGTGCTAAGATGTCTAGTAGAGTGACCATATAGAAACTACATTCATGAAACTCGCATCTAGCTATGACCTCTTTCCCTATAGCCACAATACAATGATATATCAACAACACATCCACGACATGGTCCACCCTAGCCTGCTCACCTTATAGTATATCTTGATGTGCTGACATCGGGGGATCTCTTTTTGCATCTAATGTAATCTAAGGATACGAAACTCTATAAAATCATTGGATATAAACGTATTCCATATTTCATGGACGAGGAATTGGCATACGACACACATCCTCTTGAATCAGATGCTCATAGTACTCAATAAATATCTCATCAATATCTTTATGAAGGATAGTGGCATGAGCAGCAACTGCGATGTCTCTAAGTATACGCTGCAG
This window of the Vicia villosa cultivar HV-30 ecotype Madison, WI unplaced genomic scaffold, Vvil1.0 ctg.001245F_1_1, whole genome shotgun sequence genome carries:
- the LOC131634156 gene encoding uncharacterized protein LOC131634156, encoding MAVSITLIVAIISLHLLAFVFAIGAERRRSLAKVVPDEYDDRSFCVYTTDASTIYGLAACSLILLSQAILYVVTRCLCCGKGLVSGCSTTCAVIFFVLSWLGFLGAEACLLAGSARNAYHTKYQGYFTKHDLSCATLRKGVFAAGAALTLFSMVVSILYYWAHSKADTGFWEKHRNEGIGLATQNHGPESDKP